In the Arachis ipaensis cultivar K30076 chromosome B10, Araip1.1, whole genome shotgun sequence genome, one interval contains:
- the LOC107624212 gene encoding F-box/LRR-repeat protein 3 isoform X2, producing MMKLGDDELSLILSHLQDPHDRTSFSEVCKRFLTIHALTRTSIRLIEPDSLHSLLPRFPNLTHFHCSAPLSDNNLLFISKTCPNLKTLNLSFRHFSHRAISSIASRCRLLSAVSLRRRTGVADAGVAAICAASNHHLRHLDLGRCSLVGDGALEAIGRLNSLQVLNLEGCSLVTDLGLGFLASGPLTKTLKVLVLVECDRITDTGVSNLKSFSSLEELNLAECGPKVTDVGCVAVFEAVTGLKKVNLSSDAAVVAMAEHGQKLVAVNLTGCELVSGVGIKAFEGHGCLESLVIPGCHYTSASDLECAVLGCKSLKYVELDKGLMFWLPLDTQEKISRFCDLGWS from the exons ATGATGAAGCTAGGGGACGACGAACTCAGCTTAATCCTGAGCCATCTCCAAGACCCCCATGATAGAACCTCCTTCTCGGAAGTCTGCAAGCGCTTCCTCACAATACACGCTCTCACACGAACCTCCATTCGTCTCATCGAACCAGATTCCCTCCATTCTCTTCTCCCGAGGTTCCCCAACCTCACCCACTTCCACTGCTCCGCCCCTCTCTCCGACAATAACCTCCTTTTCATCTCAAAAACATGTCCCAACCTCAAAACTCTCAACCTCTCCTTTCGT CACTTCTCCCACCGCGCCATTTCCTCCATCGCTTCTCGATGCCGCCTCTTGTCCGCGGTTTCACTCCGTCGGAGAACCGGTGTTGCTGATGCTGGTGTCGCCGCGATCTGCGCCGCTTCGAACCACCACCTGAGACACCTAGACCTGGGGCGGTGCTCCCTCGTGGGAGACGGCGCGCTTGAGGCGATCGGGCGCTTGAATTCTCTCCAAGTTTTGAACTTGGAGGGTTGTTCGTTGGTTACGGATCTTGGGTTAGGGTTTTTAGCTTCTGGGCCATTGACCAAAACTCTCAAAGTTTTGGTTCTTGTGGAGTGCGATAGAATCACCGACACTGGGGTTTCCAATTTGAAAAGTTTTTCCTCTCTGGAGGAGCTGAATCTTGCGGAGTGTGGGCCCAAGGTGACGGATGTTGGTTGCGTGGCGGTTTTCGAGGCGGTTACTGGGCTGAAAAAGGTGAATTTGTCAT CTGATGCTGCGGTGGTTGCGATGGCGGAGCACGGGCAGAAGCTGGTGGCGGTGAACTTGACAGGGTGTGAGTTGGTGAGTGGGGTTGGGATTAAGGCATTTGAGGGACATGGATGTTTGGAGTCTCTGGTGATCCCTGGTTGCCACTACACAAGTGCCAGTGATTTAGAATGTGCGGTTCTTGGATGCAAATCTTTGAAGTATGTGGAGCTTGATAAGGGGCTTATGTTTTGGTTGCCATTGGACACACAGGAGAAAATTTCTAGGTTCTGTGACTTAGGTTGGAGCTGA
- the LOC107624212 gene encoding F-box/LRR-repeat protein 4 isoform X1, translated as MMKLGDDELSLILSHLQDPHDRTSFSEVCKRFLTIHALTRTSIRLIEPDSLHSLLPRFPNLTHFHCSAPLSDNNLLFISKTCPNLKTLNLSFRPSSLHRRTFRHFSHRAISSIASRCRLLSAVSLRRRTGVADAGVAAICAASNHHLRHLDLGRCSLVGDGALEAIGRLNSLQVLNLEGCSLVTDLGLGFLASGPLTKTLKVLVLVECDRITDTGVSNLKSFSSLEELNLAECGPKVTDVGCVAVFEAVTGLKKVNLSSDAAVVAMAEHGQKLVAVNLTGCELVSGVGIKAFEGHGCLESLVIPGCHYTSASDLECAVLGCKSLKYVELDKGLMFWLPLDTQEKISRFCDLGWS; from the exons ATGATGAAGCTAGGGGACGACGAACTCAGCTTAATCCTGAGCCATCTCCAAGACCCCCATGATAGAACCTCCTTCTCGGAAGTCTGCAAGCGCTTCCTCACAATACACGCTCTCACACGAACCTCCATTCGTCTCATCGAACCAGATTCCCTCCATTCTCTTCTCCCGAGGTTCCCCAACCTCACCCACTTCCACTGCTCCGCCCCTCTCTCCGACAATAACCTCCTTTTCATCTCAAAAACATGTCCCAACCTCAAAACTCTCAACCTCTCCTTTCGTCCCTCCTCCCTCCACCGCCGCACCTTCCGCCACTTCTCCCACCGCGCCATTTCCTCCATCGCTTCTCGATGCCGCCTCTTGTCCGCGGTTTCACTCCGTCGGAGAACCGGTGTTGCTGATGCTGGTGTCGCCGCGATCTGCGCCGCTTCGAACCACCACCTGAGACACCTAGACCTGGGGCGGTGCTCCCTCGTGGGAGACGGCGCGCTTGAGGCGATCGGGCGCTTGAATTCTCTCCAAGTTTTGAACTTGGAGGGTTGTTCGTTGGTTACGGATCTTGGGTTAGGGTTTTTAGCTTCTGGGCCATTGACCAAAACTCTCAAAGTTTTGGTTCTTGTGGAGTGCGATAGAATCACCGACACTGGGGTTTCCAATTTGAAAAGTTTTTCCTCTCTGGAGGAGCTGAATCTTGCGGAGTGTGGGCCCAAGGTGACGGATGTTGGTTGCGTGGCGGTTTTCGAGGCGGTTACTGGGCTGAAAAAGGTGAATTTGTCAT CTGATGCTGCGGTGGTTGCGATGGCGGAGCACGGGCAGAAGCTGGTGGCGGTGAACTTGACAGGGTGTGAGTTGGTGAGTGGGGTTGGGATTAAGGCATTTGAGGGACATGGATGTTTGGAGTCTCTGGTGATCCCTGGTTGCCACTACACAAGTGCCAGTGATTTAGAATGTGCGGTTCTTGGATGCAAATCTTTGAAGTATGTGGAGCTTGATAAGGGGCTTATGTTTTGGTTGCCATTGGACACACAGGAGAAAATTTCTAGGTTCTGTGACTTAGGTTGGAGCTGA